The Gammaproteobacteria bacterium DNA segment TCGAACAACTGGTCGTTCGGCGGCAGATCCTCAACCCGGCACGGGCTCTACACCTTCGCCGGCCTCGCAGAACTCGATCTCGAGTCCGTTGAACTCGGATATCGCTCGATGCAGAGCGACGGCTGGCGGGTCCGGATAGATACCACCCATGCATCATGGCCCCCCGGCGCCCAGCTGAAGGTGAACGCGAACGGCGAATTCGAAGGCCGGCAGGTTTCGTTGTCGGCGACTGCGGGCACCCTCACCACCCTGTTGGCGAGGCAACCCGGAAGGTTTCCGCTGCATGCAACGGCTCAGGTCGACAACGTCCAAATCACGGCGAAGGGCAACCTGACCGTTCCCTTGAACGGCGACTTCAGTACCGCTGTCTCGCTCTCCGGCGACGACGTGAGCGCCATGGGGCGTTTGATCGGTCGGAATCTGCCGGCGCGAGGCCCCTTTGACGTATCGGCAACCCTGGACCGTACCGGGGACCACTTTCACTTCTCGGGCCTGCAGGCGAATATCCCCGGTCAGGGCGAGGCACGGTCTCTGCGGTTCGAGGAAGGACAGGCCGAGTTGAGCGCCGAACAGCCAATCGAGATCAGTATCGGCGGCCAGTATGGTGAAGACCGGTTCTCCTTGAAGCTGAAGGGGGCAGCGCTCGAAAAGCTGCGCAGCGACACCGGCGAGTGGCCGGTCAGCATCGACGCCTCCTCAGGTCAGTCCGGATTGCGGGCGCAGGGGGCGGTGAGGTTGCCGATGCGCGAGGCCCGGGGCCGATTCGACGTCGATCTTCACCTAGCGGACGGTTCGAGCCTGCCGCAATCCGTCTCGTCCCGGTTAAAGGGCTACCTGCCCGCGAATCTGAAGGGCACGCTCCACGCGTCCCCGGAAACCGTCTCGCTGCGCGGGATCGACCTGAAAGCGGGGGCGACCAGCGCAACCGGAACGATTTCATGGGAGCGTGGCCAGGGCACGCCGCGACTCGATGCCGACCTGAAAGCGGGCACGATCAACATGTCCCCGTTACTGGCGTCCAGCCAGGTCCGTAATCCCAGGCGGGCTGGCGCGGGGCTGCTGGACGCACCACTGAACACGGCCTGGCTGCGCGGCTGGAACTCGAAAGTTTCGTTCACTCTGTCCACCCTCAAGGGACTGGCGATGCCGTTGCACAACCTGGTCTTCCAGGGTGAACTGCACGAGAATCGCCTCGATGTCGCGACCCTTCAGGGGACCATACCGGGGGGACGGATCTCGTTGACGGGATCCCTGGACGTAACCGAAGACACGCCTTCGGTCTCGGCCGCCGCCCGTTCGACGGCGTTCGATCTGGGTGCGCTTCTCGAGGCCCTGGGTAACGGAAAGGTCGTCTCGGGTGAACTGCGAGAACCCGAGATTACACTCAAGGGAGGTGGAAGCAGTGTCAGGGCACTCCTGACCGAATCCAGGATCGATGCAAGAACCACGACTTCCTGGTTGTCGATCGGGGAAGGCACCTCACCACGGGCTATCGAACTAAAGGCTCACCGCTTTCACGCGGCTTCCCGTCCCGCCAAACCCGTCACTGCTTCGCTCGACGGAA contains these protein-coding regions:
- a CDS encoding AsmA family protein, which encodes MKSATKILIWVPIILVLAIAGLNVFLLTVDLNAHRDRLESLLSDTLGRSIKLRGEIGFEASLIPSISLQDVVIGNPPWASRPNFATADEITLQMALMPLFDRRIEIARIGLRRADILFERGPHDSNNWSFGGRSSTRHGLYTFAGLAELDLESVELGYRSMQSDGWRVRIDTTHASWPPGAQLKVNANGEFEGRQVSLSATAGTLTTLLARQPGRFPLHATAQVDNVQITAKGNLTVPLNGDFSTAVSLSGDDVSAMGRLIGRNLPARGPFDVSATLDRTGDHFHFSGLQANIPGQGEARSLRFEEGQAELSAEQPIEISIGGQYGEDRFSLKLKGAALEKLRSDTGEWPVSIDASSGQSGLRAQGAVRLPMREARGRFDVDLHLADGSSLPQSVSSRLKGYLPANLKGTLHASPETVSLRGIDLKAGATSATGTISWERGQGTPRLDADLKAGTINMSPLLASSQVRNPRRAGAGLLDAPLNTAWLRGWNSKVSFTLSTLKGLAMPLHNLVFQGELHENRLDVATLQGTIPGGRISLTGSLDVTEDTPSVSAAARSTAFDLGALLEALGNGKVVSGELREPEITLKGGGSSVRALLTESRIDARTTTSWLSIGEGTSPRAIELKAHRFHAASRPAKPVTASLDGTLNGVNVSSKGSIGTMSNWLRAGVPRKLALVTRGRESQLDLEGNLILPWTGRIDFSYELSGQQLSRLGPLI